A single Calidifontibacter indicus DNA region contains:
- a CDS encoding lactonase family protein, with amino-acid sequence MAELVLIANAGDGTVSALTLHRDNPRLELLTTSSVGQGCSTFAVDTERDLVYAAFKGDPAGIATMRLDRATGALTEISRREVPASMTYLSLDASGTVLLGASYGGGWGATWPIGDDGRLGDPVSQIEYPNLHCVVARDGRAYFVSLGADLIAQFDLAGDGTLTPLEPATVAQTEGCGPRHLVFDGADGYLITEYSGEVIRHSVGADGTLTRAEVVNIVDPSAGLKHSRFGADPRAEHLIWGADVHPAGRWLLASERSASTLATVSRDGGRLGEVVAFASTREQPRGFAVTADGAYVIAVGERATDAELHEVGADGTLTSLGTTPIGQGANWVRIVR; translated from the coding sequence ATGGCTGAACTCGTCCTCATCGCCAACGCCGGCGACGGCACCGTCTCCGCCCTTACCCTCCACCGCGACAACCCCCGGTTGGAACTGCTCACGACCTCGAGCGTCGGGCAGGGCTGCAGCACCTTCGCGGTCGACACCGAGCGCGACCTGGTCTACGCCGCGTTCAAGGGCGACCCGGCCGGCATCGCCACGATGCGACTCGACCGGGCCACCGGAGCACTCACCGAGATCTCCCGGCGCGAGGTGCCGGCGTCGATGACCTACCTGTCGCTCGACGCGTCCGGCACGGTGTTGCTCGGCGCGTCGTACGGCGGCGGGTGGGGCGCCACCTGGCCGATCGGAGACGACGGCCGACTCGGCGACCCGGTGTCGCAGATCGAATACCCCAACCTGCATTGCGTCGTCGCGCGCGACGGCCGCGCCTACTTCGTCTCGCTCGGCGCCGACCTGATCGCCCAGTTCGACCTCGCCGGCGACGGCACGCTGACCCCGCTCGAGCCGGCGACCGTCGCGCAGACCGAGGGCTGCGGGCCGCGGCACCTGGTCTTCGACGGTGCGGACGGTTACCTGATCACCGAGTACTCCGGCGAGGTCATCCGGCACTCGGTCGGTGCCGACGGCACCCTCACCCGGGCCGAAGTGGTGAACATCGTCGATCCGTCAGCGGGGTTGAAGCACAGTCGTTTCGGTGCCGACCCACGCGCGGAGCACCTCATCTGGGGCGCCGACGTGCACCCTGCGGGTCGGTGGCTCCTCGCCTCCGAGCGCTCGGCGTCGACCCTCGCGACGGTCAGCCGCGACGGCGGCCGGCTCGGCGAGGTGGTTGCGTTCGCGTCGACCCGGGAGCAGCCGCGCGGGTTCGCGGTCACCGCCGACGGTGCCTACGTCATCGCGGTGGGGGAGCGCGCCACCGACGCCGAACTGCACGAGGTCGGCGCCGACGGCACGTTGACGTCGCTCGGCACCACCCCGATCGGTCAGGGCGCGAACTGGGTGCGGATCGTTCGGTAG
- a CDS encoding pseudouridine synthase, protein MSRSRRHRPVSPFPQEHGIDAMRVTLPHDGGWTTVREHLLDRLSKLSAAELDAKLAAGDVAAPDGTPVTGSTPYVGGRVVFVRREFAPEPVVPFDIPVIEQDDRILVIDKPPFLATMPRGSHITQTAVARLRDELDLPLLSPAHRLDRLTSGVLVLTKHPRWRGPYQELFAARRAGKTYLALAPVLDGFDRPRDVHLHLVKVHGRHATTVEVGHPAPNAHTRIALVDQFVAGGPLGLYRLEPTTGRTHQLRATMSHLGAPIVGDPLYPVQQTVARDDFDHPLQLLAEQLTFVDPIDGTSRVLRSGRRLPIADAYHQATPPLGNGARSD, encoded by the coding sequence GTGAGCCGATCCCGTCGGCACCGTCCGGTCTCCCCCTTCCCCCAGGAGCACGGCATCGACGCCATGCGCGTCACGCTGCCGCACGACGGCGGGTGGACGACGGTGCGTGAGCATCTGCTCGACCGACTCAGCAAGCTCAGCGCGGCTGAGCTCGATGCCAAGCTCGCGGCCGGCGACGTCGCCGCACCCGACGGCACGCCGGTGACCGGCTCCACGCCGTACGTCGGCGGTCGGGTGGTGTTCGTGCGGCGGGAGTTCGCACCCGAGCCGGTCGTGCCCTTCGACATTCCGGTGATCGAGCAGGACGACCGCATCCTGGTCATCGACAAGCCGCCCTTCCTGGCCACCATGCCGCGCGGCAGCCACATCACCCAGACCGCGGTGGCGCGCCTGCGGGACGAACTCGACCTGCCGCTGCTCAGCCCGGCGCACCGGCTCGATCGGCTGACCAGTGGCGTTCTGGTGCTCACCAAACATCCGCGCTGGCGCGGGCCCTACCAGGAGTTGTTCGCGGCCCGCCGCGCCGGCAAGACCTACCTCGCCCTGGCGCCGGTGCTCGACGGCTTCGACCGTCCGCGCGACGTCCACCTGCACCTGGTCAAGGTGCACGGCCGGCACGCGACCACCGTCGAAGTGGGGCATCCGGCACCCAACGCGCACACCCGGATTGCGCTCGTCGACCAGTTCGTCGCCGGCGGCCCGCTCGGCCTGTACCGGCTCGAGCCCACCACCGGCCGCACCCACCAACTGCGGGCCACGATGAGTCACCTCGGCGCCCCGATCGTCGGCGACCCGCTGTACCCCGTCCAACAGACCGTCGCCCGTGACGACTTCGACCACCCGCTGCAGCTGCTCGCCGAACAGTTGACCTTCGTCGACCCGATCGACGGCACCTCACGGGTGCTGCGCAGCGGGCGCCGACTGCCGATCGCCGACGCGTATCACCAGGCAACCCCGCCCTTGGGCAACGGCGCCCGGTCGGATTGA
- a CDS encoding methyltransferase domain-containing protein → MRCGYFDRHECRSCTLMNVPYADQVASGDDAVRATLADRVDSWLPSATGPEAGFRNKAKLVVAGRRGAPALGILDAGGNGVDLTGCGLYEPGLAAALPTLREFVADIGLTPYDVPTRNGELKNLLVTYSPDGELMVRFVLRSTGQLGKLERALPDLQQRLPNARVVTANLLPGHRAVMEGEEEIVLTEHDTLPMRLGTVRLHLRPASFFQTNTTVAEQLYRQAATWIGELAPGVLLDLFCGVGGFGLTAAGAGVREVFGVEISADAVSSARRSAAELDSPTTTFHYVAGDAFHALADAPSADVVVVNPPRRGIGDHLCDWLEHAQVEHLVYSSCNPRSLATDLDRMPGFVVERARVFHMFPQSTHHEVLVQLARR, encoded by the coding sequence ATGCGCTGCGGGTACTTCGACCGACATGAGTGCCGGTCGTGCACCCTGATGAACGTCCCGTACGCCGACCAGGTCGCCTCGGGCGACGACGCCGTGCGGGCGACCCTTGCCGACCGCGTCGACTCCTGGCTGCCCAGCGCCACCGGGCCCGAGGCGGGTTTCCGGAACAAGGCCAAGCTCGTCGTCGCCGGCCGCCGCGGCGCACCCGCCCTGGGCATTCTCGACGCCGGCGGCAACGGCGTCGACCTCACCGGATGCGGGCTGTACGAGCCCGGGCTGGCCGCCGCGCTGCCCACCCTGCGCGAGTTCGTCGCAGACATCGGCCTGACGCCCTACGACGTGCCGACCCGCAACGGTGAGCTGAAGAACCTGCTGGTCACTTATTCGCCCGACGGCGAACTGATGGTGCGGTTCGTGCTGCGCTCGACCGGCCAACTGGGCAAGCTCGAGCGCGCGCTGCCCGACCTGCAGCAGCGCCTGCCGAACGCCCGCGTCGTCACCGCCAACCTCCTGCCCGGCCATCGCGCGGTGATGGAGGGCGAGGAGGAGATCGTGCTCACCGAGCACGACACCCTGCCGATGCGCCTGGGCACGGTGCGACTGCACCTGCGGCCGGCGAGCTTCTTCCAGACCAACACCACGGTCGCCGAGCAGCTGTACCGCCAGGCCGCGACGTGGATCGGCGAGCTGGCACCCGGCGTGCTGCTGGACCTCTTCTGCGGGGTCGGCGGTTTCGGTCTGACCGCTGCCGGTGCGGGTGTGCGCGAGGTGTTCGGGGTGGAGATCTCTGCCGACGCGGTGTCGAGCGCTCGTCGGTCGGCTGCCGAACTCGACTCGCCCACAACGACTTTCCACTATGTCGCGGGCGACGCCTTCCACGCGCTCGCCGACGCGCCGTCCGCCGACGTCGTCGTGGTGAACCCGCCCCGACGCGGCATCGGGGACCACCTGTGCGACTGGCTCGAGCACGCCCAGGTCGAGCACCTCGTCTACTCCAGTTGCAACCCGCGCAGCCTGGCCACCGACCTCGACCGGATGCCCGGCTTCGTCGTCGAGCGGGCGCGGGTATTCCACATGTTCCCGCAGAGCACCCACCACGAGGTGCTCGTGCAGTTGGCCCGCCGATGA
- a CDS encoding LysE family translocator, whose product MAHYFSFVLFATAIAVAPGPDTFLTLRNTVIGGRGRGLWTTFGICVAGATQGILAAIGLGAIIANARPVFEAIRWAGVAYLVYLGVIAIRAALRARDADWAAGEKTAASPWRAFRQGFLCNITNPKVLAFNLAVLPQFASPDTGLAGLMAYALTLTVVGLLVLLLVVTIAGRVRGALQRKRFQQAIEGGTGLVMLGFASALATEA is encoded by the coding sequence GTGGCCCACTACTTCAGCTTCGTCCTCTTCGCGACCGCCATCGCCGTCGCGCCCGGACCCGACACCTTCCTGACGCTGCGCAACACCGTCATCGGTGGTCGCGGCCGCGGACTGTGGACGACCTTCGGCATCTGCGTCGCCGGTGCCACGCAGGGCATCCTCGCCGCGATCGGGCTGGGTGCGATCATCGCGAACGCGCGACCGGTCTTCGAGGCCATCCGGTGGGCCGGTGTCGCCTACCTTGTCTATCTCGGTGTGATTGCCATCCGTGCCGCGCTGCGCGCCCGCGACGCCGACTGGGCGGCCGGGGAGAAGACGGCCGCGTCGCCGTGGCGCGCCTTCCGCCAGGGCTTCCTGTGCAACATCACCAACCCGAAGGTGCTCGCGTTCAACCTCGCCGTGCTGCCGCAGTTCGCCTCGCCCGACACCGGCCTTGCCGGGCTGATGGCCTACGCACTCACGCTGACCGTCGTCGGCCTGCTGGTGCTGCTGCTGGTGGTCACGATCGCCGGACGGGTGCGAGGAGCATTGCAGCGCAAGCGGTTCCAGCAGGCGATCGAAGGTGGCACCGGGCTGGTGATGCTGGGGTTCGCCTCCGCGCTGGCCACCGAGGCCTGA
- a CDS encoding acyl-CoA dehydrogenase family protein: MFEMTERGADYHRRVCAFMDEFVYPAEEVYEQQIEESGDPHHQPQILEDLKAKAKEQGLWNLFHPHAEWGPGLTNLEYAPLAELMGRVHWAPEVFNCNAPDTGNMEVLTLFGTPEHQEKYLKPLLDGTLRSAFLMTEPAVASSDATNIEMSMERDGDVYVMNGRKWFSSNALHKNCGVYIVMGKTDPSAETHRQQSMFVVDANTPGITVERNLPVFGYIDREGHAEIVFKDVRVPASDLLKGEGEGFAISQARLGPGRIHHCMRTIGVAERALELLCKRALARSTFGKPVADNANIQDWIAEARIDIEMVRLLCLKAAYLMDTVGNKQAQTEIAAIKVAGPNMALKIIDRAIQVHGGGGVTNDFPLARAYAGVRTLRLADGPDEVHKRSIARRELRQYR, translated from the coding sequence ATGTTCGAGATGACCGAGCGTGGTGCCGACTACCACCGGCGCGTCTGCGCGTTCATGGACGAGTTCGTGTACCCCGCCGAGGAGGTGTACGAGCAGCAGATCGAGGAGTCGGGTGACCCGCACCACCAGCCGCAGATCCTGGAGGACCTCAAGGCCAAGGCCAAGGAGCAGGGCCTGTGGAACCTGTTCCACCCGCACGCCGAATGGGGTCCGGGTCTCACCAACCTCGAGTACGCCCCGCTGGCCGAGCTGATGGGACGCGTGCACTGGGCACCGGAGGTGTTCAACTGCAACGCCCCCGACACCGGCAACATGGAGGTGCTCACCCTCTTCGGCACGCCCGAACACCAGGAGAAGTACCTCAAGCCGTTGCTCGACGGCACGCTGCGCTCCGCCTTCCTGATGACCGAGCCCGCCGTCGCCAGTTCCGACGCCACCAACATCGAGATGTCGATGGAGCGCGACGGCGACGTATACGTCATGAACGGGCGAAAGTGGTTCTCCTCCAACGCTCTTCACAAGAACTGCGGTGTCTACATCGTGATGGGCAAGACCGACCCGTCGGCAGAGACCCACCGCCAGCAGTCGATGTTCGTCGTCGACGCGAACACCCCCGGTATCACCGTGGAGCGCAACCTGCCGGTCTTCGGTTACATCGACCGCGAGGGTCACGCCGAGATCGTCTTCAAAGACGTCCGGGTGCCGGCGTCCGACCTGCTGAAGGGCGAGGGCGAGGGTTTCGCGATCAGCCAGGCCCGCCTCGGCCCCGGCCGCATCCACCACTGCATGCGCACCATCGGCGTGGCCGAGCGCGCGCTCGAGTTGCTGTGCAAGCGGGCGTTGGCGCGCAGCACCTTCGGCAAGCCGGTCGCCGACAACGCCAACATCCAGGACTGGATCGCCGAGGCCCGCATCGACATCGAGATGGTGCGCCTGCTGTGCCTCAAGGCGGCGTACCTGATGGACACCGTCGGCAACAAGCAGGCCCAGACCGAGATCGCCGCGATCAAGGTGGCCGGCCCGAACATGGCGCTGAAGATCATCGACCGGGCCATCCAGGTGCACGGAGGCGGCGGCGTGACGAACGACTTCCCGCTCGCCCGCGCCTACGCCGGTG
- a CDS encoding SDR family oxidoreductase has translation MDVDGKVAIVTGAGAGIGAALAQELVSRGARVVLGDLSPKVEEVAATLNEAAGDSAPVAVAHVGDVCAEAVIDDLVRLADDTFGALQLYFANAGIIGAPGLDVSESDWDTSIDVNLRAHIRAAKKLVPRWVEAGEGYFVSTASAAGLLTQIGSATYTVTKHAAVGFAEWLNITYGDAGVRASCLCPMGVETDLLYAGRETGDPLGVAATNAVLSAGEVLTPQHVATIVLDAVADERCLILPHASVLEMMRQKTSDHERWLGGMRRYQASLLNDSR, from the coding sequence ATGGACGTCGACGGCAAGGTTGCGATCGTCACCGGTGCGGGCGCCGGGATCGGAGCGGCACTCGCGCAGGAGCTCGTGTCGCGCGGCGCGCGGGTGGTGCTGGGCGATCTGTCACCCAAGGTCGAGGAGGTCGCGGCGACCCTCAACGAGGCCGCCGGCGACAGCGCTCCGGTGGCGGTGGCCCATGTCGGTGACGTCTGCGCCGAAGCCGTCATCGACGACCTGGTGCGACTCGCCGACGACACCTTCGGCGCTCTGCAGCTCTACTTCGCCAATGCCGGCATCATCGGCGCCCCCGGCCTCGACGTCAGCGAATCCGACTGGGACACATCGATCGACGTCAACCTGCGCGCTCACATCCGCGCGGCCAAGAAGCTCGTGCCCCGCTGGGTCGAGGCCGGCGAAGGCTACTTCGTCAGCACCGCGTCCGCCGCCGGTCTGCTCACCCAGATCGGTTCGGCCACCTACACGGTCACCAAGCACGCGGCCGTCGGGTTCGCCGAGTGGCTCAACATCACGTACGGCGACGCCGGGGTGCGGGCCAGCTGCCTGTGCCCGATGGGTGTGGAGACCGATCTGCTCTATGCCGGACGGGAGACCGGTGACCCGCTCGGGGTCGCCGCGACCAACGCCGTGCTGAGCGCGGGTGAGGTGCTCACCCCGCAGCACGTCGCCACCATCGTGCTCGATGCCGTCGCCGACGAGCGCTGCCTGATCCTCCCGCACGCCAGTGTGCTGGAGATGATGCGCCAGAAGACCTCCGACCACGAACGCTGGTTGGGTGGCATGCGGCGCTACCAGGCGTCCCTGCTCAACGATTCCCGATGA